One segment of Alnus glutinosa chromosome 2, dhAlnGlut1.1, whole genome shotgun sequence DNA contains the following:
- the LOC133859436 gene encoding NADH dehydrogenase [ubiquinone] iron-sulfur protein 1, mitochondrial, producing MGLGMLASRVMRPTASKLPRNLLSHFQIRPIVSTPESSAAQAQPEPEPTPPPRTPVAGARVHFPKPDDAIEVFVDGYPVKIPKGMTVLQACEVAGVDIPRFCYHSRLSIAGNCRMCLVEVEKSPKPVASCAMPALPGMKIKTNTPLAKKAREGVMEFLLMNHPLDCPICDQGGECDLQDQSMAFGSDRGRFTEMKRSVVDKNLGPLVKTVMTRCIQCTRCVRFATEVAGVQDLGMLGRGSGEEIGTYVEKLMTSELSGNVIDICPVGALTSKPFAFKARNWELKGTESIDVTDAVGSNIRIDSRGPEVMRILPRLNEDINEEWISDKTRFFYDGLKRQRLNDPMIRAADGRFKAVSWRDALAVVAEVAHQAKPEEIVGIAGQLSDAESMMALKDFLNKMGSNNVWCEGNGVNTDADLRSGYLMNSGIAGLEKADVFLLVGTQPRVEAAMVNARIQKTVRATRAKVGYIGPAADFNYDHQHLGTGPQTLIEIAEGRHPFCSALLNAKNPAIIVGAGLFERKDKDAIFSAVETISKFAKVIRPDWNGFNVLLLNAAQAAALDLGLVPESGKSIESAKFVYLMGADDVNMEKVPADAFVVYQGHHGDRGVYRANVILPAAAFSEKEGTYENTEGFIQQTLPAVPTVGDARDDWKIIRALSEVAGLRLPYDSLGAIRSRIRTVAPNLVHMDEREPATFSASLKPDFSHKMSLTAFGSAIENFYMTDSITRASKIMAQCSALLLKK from the exons ATGGGGTTGGGCATGCTAGCTTCAAGGGTCATGAGACCCACCGCCTCGAAGCTCCCTCGGAATCTCCTCTCCCACTTCCAAATCCGACCCATAGTCTCCACCCCGGAGTCCTCGGCGGCCCAGGCCCAGCCTGAGCCCGAGCCGACCCCGCCGCCAAGGACCCCGGTGGCCGGGGCCCGAGTCCACTTCCCGAAACCGGACGACGCGATCGAAGTCTTCGTGGACGGGTACCCGGTGAAGATTCCCAAGGGCATGACGGTGCTCCAGGCCTGCGAGGTGGCCGGCGTGGACATCCCTCGCTTCTGCTACCACAGCCGCCTCTCCATCGCCGGCAACTGCCGCATGTGCCTCGTCGAGGTCGAGAAGTCCCCCAAACCCGTCGCCTCCTGCGCCATGCCCGCTCTTCCCG GGATGAAAATTAAGACCAATACACCTTTGGCAAAGAAGGCTCGAGAAGGAGTGATGGAATTTTTGCTGATGAACCATCCGTTGGATTGTCCAATCTGTGATCAGGGTGGAGAATGTGATCTCCAGGATCAGTCTATGGCATTTGGATCTGATCGCGGTCGGTTCACTGAAATGAAGAGATCTGTGGTGGATAAGAATCTTGGTCCTCTAGTGAAGACTGTGATGACTCGGTGCATTCAATGTACAAG GTGTGTCAGGTTTGCAACAGAGGTTGCTGGGGTTCAGGATCTAGGCATGTTGGGTCGTGGCAGTGGAGAGGAAATTGGGACCTATGTTGAAAAACTTATGACCAGTGAACTTTCTGGAAATGTGATAGATATCTGTCCTGTGGGAGCTCTTACTTCAAAACCTTTTGCATTTAAAGCCCGAAATTGGGAGTTGAAGGGAACAGAGAGCATTGATGTTACTGATGCGGTTGGATCTAACATCCGAATTGATAGCAGAGGTCCAGAGGTCATGCGCATCCTTCCACGGTTAAATGAG GACATAAATGAAGAATGGATATCAGACAAGACTCGTTTCTTCTATGATGGTTTGAAGAGGCAGAGGCTAAATGACCCTATGATCCGTGCTGCTGATGGGCGTTTTAAGGCTGTTAGCTGGCGTGATGCTCTTGCTGTGGTTGCCGAGGTAGCACATCAAGCTAAACCAGAGGAAATTGTTGGGATTGCTGGTCAGCTGTCTGATGCAGAATCCATGATGGCACTGAAagatttcttaaataaaatgGGGTCAAATAATGTGTGGTGCGAAGGAAATGGTGTGAACACTGATGCTGATCTGCGATCAGGATATCTAATGAATAGTGGCATTGCTGGTCTTGAGAAAGCAGATGTCTTCCTCTTGGTTGGTACCCAG CCAAGGGTGGAAGCTGCCATGGTAAATGCCCGAATCCAAAAGACAGTCCGTGCAACCCGAGCTAAGGTCGGTTACATTGGCCCTGCAGCTGATTTCAACTATGATCACCAGCATCTTGGCACAGGCCCTCAAACACTCATTGAAATTGCTGAAGGTCGTCACCCCTTTTGCTCAGCtcttttgaatgccaaaaatcCTGCCATCATTGTTGGTGCAGGACTTTTTGAGAGGAAGGACAAGGATGCAATTTTTTCTGCTGTTgaaacaatttcaaaatttgcTAAAGTCATCCGACCTGATTGGAATGGTTTCAACGTATTGCTTCTTAATGCTGCCCAAGCTGCAGCACTTGACCTTGGACTTGTGCCTGAATCTGGAAAAAGCATAGAATCCGCCAAATTTGTGTATCTGATGGGCGCTGATGATGTGAACATGGAAAAGGTTCCAGCTGATGCCTTTGTGGTATATCAAGGGCATCATGGGGACCGCGGTGTGTATCGTGCCAATGTCATTCTCCCTGCAGCAGCATTCAGTGAGAAGGAAGGGACATATGAAAATACGGAAGGGTTCATTCAACAAACGTTGCCTGCAGTTCCAACAGTTGGTGATGCCAGGGATGATTGGAAGATTATTCGAGCTCTGTCTGAGGTGGCAGGGTTGAGGTTGCCCTATGATTCACTTGGGGCGATTCGCTCCCGGATTAGGACAGTAGCACCAAACCTCGTGCACATGGATGAGAGAGAGCCAGCAACCTTTTCAGCCTCACTGAAGCCCGACTTCAGTCACAAGATGAGCTTGACTGCGTTCGGGTCTGCCATTGAAAATTTCTATATGACTGACTCCATTACCAGGGCATCAAAGATTATGGCTCAATGCAGTGCGTTGCTGTTGAAGAAGTGA
- the LOC133859565 gene encoding uncharacterized protein LOC133859565: protein MDSETVVHNGGCHCKNVRWRVRAPASVVAWNCDCSNCFMRANTHFIVPAEMFELLGDSRQFLTTYTFGTHTAKHTFCKVCGITSFYFPRSNPDGVAVTFRCVDPGTLTHVEIKHFDGRNWESSYNQTDIASLSKVKNQPT, encoded by the coding sequence ATGGATTCTGAGACAGTAGTGCATAATGGGGGGTGCCACTGCAAGAATGTAAGATGGCGGGTCCGAGCTCCTGCTAGCGTTGTAGCCTGGAATTGCGACTGTTCTAACTGCTTCATGAGGGCTAACACCCACTTCATTGTCCCTGCTGAAATGTTCGAGCTTCTGGGAGATTCCAGACAGTTTCTTACAACCTACACCTTTGGCACTCATACAGCAAAGCACACATTTTGTAAAGTTTGTGGCAtaacttcattttattttccacGTTCAAACCCAGATGGAGTTGCAGTTACGTTTAGGTGTGTAGATCCTGGAACACTAACTCATGTTGAGATTAAGCATTTTGATGGGAGAAATTGGGAGAGCTCATACAATCAAACAGACATAGCTTCACTCTCAAAGGTGAAAAATCAGCCAACTTAA
- the LOC133859435 gene encoding aspartic proteinase PCS1: protein MALWNKTMLFSIFFTFFSLSTQQHQNDSFSQSFPLISVSLRPNTSTALNPSLVSQPGRNPKLRTPSYNYKTTFTYSMALVVSLPIGTPPQTQEMVLDTGSQLSWIQCHKKAPRKPPPTASFDPSLSSSFSVLPCNHPICKPRIPDFTLPTSCDQNRLCHYSYFYADGTFAEGNLVQEKFSFSRSLVTPPLTLGCSQDSSETKGILGMNIGRLSFASQAKISKFSYCVPTRLTRTGSFPTGSFYLGNNPSSRGFRYVDLLNFPRNQRMPNLDPLAYSVAMQGIRIGGKRLNIPPSVFRPDASGSGQTMIDSGSDFTYLVEEAYNKVREEVVRLVGPKLKKGYVYGGVSDMCFDGGETMEIGRLVGDMVFEFGKGVEIVVEKERILADVGGGVRCIGIGRSDRLGAASSIIGNFHQQNLWVEFDLANRRVGFGKADCSRSV, encoded by the coding sequence ATGGCTCTCTGGAACAAGACCATGCTTTTCTCcatcttcttcaccttcttttCCCTCTCAACCCAACAACAccaaaatgattcattttctcaGTCTTTCCCTCTCATTTCAGTTTCTCTCCGCCCAAACACCTCCACAGCTCTCAACCCTTCCCTCGTTTCGCAGCCCGGGCGAAACCCAAAACTCAGGACCCCATCGTATAACTACAAAACGACGTTCACGTATTCGATGGCTCTGGTCGTTTCGCTCCCCATAGGGACGCCACCACAGACCCAAGAGATGGTGTTGGACACTGGCAGCCAACTCTCGTGGATTCAGTGCCACAAGAAGGCCCCAAGGAAGCCCCCTCCCACGGCATCGTTTGACCCCTctctttcctcttctttctctgtTCTCCCTTGTAACCACCCTATTTGCAAGCCCCGAATTCCCGATTTTACCCTCCCAACGTCCTGCGACCAAAACCGTCTCTGCCACTACTCTTACTTCTACGCGGACGGGACCTTTGCCGAGGGCAATCTCGTCCAAGAAAAATTCTCTTTTTCCCGTTCCCTTGTTACCCCGCCTTTGACCCTCGGCTGTTCCCAGGATTCCAGCGAGAccaagggtattttgggaatgAACATCGGACGCTTGTCGTTTGCTTCCCAGgctaaaatctcaaaattctctTACTGCGTACCCACCCGCCTGACTCGAACCGGGTCCTTTCCAACCGGGTCTTTCTACCTCGGCAACAACCCGAGTTCGCGAGGGTTCCGGTACGTGGACCTCTTGAATTTTCCTCGGAACCAGCGCATGCCAAACCTTGACCCTCTGGCGTACAGCGTTGCGATGCAAGGGATAAGAATTGGCGGGAAAAGGCTGAACATCCCGCCGTCCGTTTTTCGACCCGACGCTAGCGGGTCGGGTCAGACCATGATCGACTCGGGATCCGACTTCACGTACTTGGTGGAGGAGGCGTATAATAAGGTGAGGGAGGAGGTAGTGAGACTGGTGGGCCCGAAGCTAAAAAAAGGTTACGTTTACGGAGGGGTGTCAGATATGTGTTTTGATGGCGGCGAAACGATGGAGATCGGACGGCTGGTAGGGGACATGGTGTTTGAGTTTGGCAAGGGGGTGGAGATTGTGGTGGAAAAAGAGCGGATTTTAGCTGACGTGGGAGGTGGGGTCCGGTGCATCGGCATCGGACGGTCAGATAGGCTAGGGGCCGCGAGCAGTATAATCGGGAATTTTCATCAGCAAAATCTATGGGTGGAGTTTGATCTTGCCAATCGTAGAGTTGGGTTTGGTAAGGCTGACTGTAGCAGATCAGTGTAG